The proteins below are encoded in one region of Mauremys reevesii isolate NIE-2019 linkage group 15, ASM1616193v1, whole genome shotgun sequence:
- the LOC120383002 gene encoding zinc finger protein 883-like isoform X1, whose product MGLAACDPGLSRCCSPAGCVRGEPFPSAPLCPAGGTFCGGWNQPLGQPRALPTPAPEPEPAGCRTASRVHSGSSPSPAGRGREMAGAEPAQGPVTFKEVALYFTDPGQRALYRDAMQENYANRTSQGSPIPRPNAVSWRQQEKEPWVPDLQGSGERENPRGDCPVQGIDSCPDHPTCLGEIFRTRKDSLLRKGPRPRERLNTCKDCGKSFRQRSNLLAHQRTHGGKRPHPCADCGKTFSAFSNLLRHQRGHAGEKPYKCPDCGKGFGHSSALVTHQRIHTGEKPYACGDCGKRFNVVSNLVRHQRSHTGEKPYKCPDCGRRCSQRSHLVTHRRLHTGERPYVCLECGKCFNVSSDLIKHRRIHTGERPYACSDCGKCFSGSSNLLTHQRLHTGERPYKCPDCGKGFTISSKLIAHQRTHTGERPYSCADCGKGFSDRPHLARHQSASRREKRYKCSDCGKGFTTSSYLLTHQRSHTGETPFICGDCGKSFAVVSNLVRHRRIHTGEKPFRCGECGRQYSQRAHLTTHQRVHTGERPYVCLDCGKGFNVNSSLTKHRRTHTGEKPYVCPDCGKRFSQSSNVITHRRLHHGGHGALGAAARASQRE is encoded by the exons ATGGGACTTGCTGCTTGTGATCctgggctgagccgctgctgctccccagcgggGTGTGTGCGGGGAGAGCCCTTCCCTAGCGCCCCTCTGTGCCCAGCCGGGGGGACTTTCTGCGGGGGCTGgaaccagcccctggggcagccccgggctctgccgacaccagcccctgagccggagcctgcag GCTGCAGAACAGCATCCAGGGTTCACTCCGGATCATCCCCTTCTCCTGCGGGCCGGGGCAGGGAAatggctggagcagagccggCTCAG GGACCCGTGACCTTCAAGGAAGTGGCTTTGTATTTCACTGACCCCGGTCAGAGGGCCCTCTACAGGGATgccatgcaggagaactatgcgAACAGGACCTCACAGG GATCTCCGATTCCCAGACCCAACGCTGTCTCTTGGCGGCAACAAGAGAaggagccgtgggtcccggatcTCCAAGGCTCTGGGGAAAGGGAGAACCCGAGAGGAGACTGCCCAG TGCAGGGAATTGACTCCTGTCCAGATCATCCCACTTGCCTTGGGGAAATATTTAGGACCCGCAAAGACTCCCTGTTGCGCAAGGGGCCGCGCCCCAGGGAGAGACTGAACACGTGCAAAGACTGTGGGAAGAGCTTCCGTCAGCGGTCCAACCTCCTGGCACATCAGAGGACCCACGGGGGAAAGAGACCCCACCCGTGTGCTGACTGCGGCAAAACTTTCAGTGCCTTCTCCAACCTCCTGCGGCACCAGCGCGGGCACGCTGGCGAGAAGCCCTACAAATGCCCCGACTGCGGGAAAGGCTTTGGGCACAGCTCGGCCTTGGTCACCCACCAGCggatccacaccggagagaaaccctacgcctgtggggactgcgggaagcgcTTCAACGTGGTCTCCAACCTGGTGCGTCACCAGCGGAGCCACACGGGCGAGAAGCCCTACAAGTGCCCCGACTGCGGGCGGCGCTGCAGCCAGCGCTCCCACCTGGTCACCCACCGGCGGCTGCACACCGGTGAGCGTCCCTACGTCTGCCTGGAGTGCGGGAAGTGCTTCAATGTCAGCTCGGACCTCATCAAGCACCGGCgcatccacaccggggagcggccctacGCCTGCAGCGACTGCGGGAAATGCTTCAGCGGCAGCTCCAACCTGCTGACCCACCAGCGGCTGCACACGGGCGAGCGGCCCTACAAGTGCCCCGACTGCGGGAAAGGCTTCACCATCAGCTCCAAGCTGATCGcccaccagcgcacccacaccggCGAGCGGCCCTACAGCTGCGCCGACTGCGGGAAGGGCTTCAGTGACCGGCCCCACCTGGCCCGGCACCAGAGCGCCTCTCGGCGCGAAAAACGCTACAAGTGCTCCGACTGCGGGAAGGGCTTCACCACCAGCTCCTACCTCCTCACCCACCAGCGCAGCCACACCGGGGAGACCCCCTTCATCTGCGGCGACTGCGGGAAGAGCTTCGCCGTGGTCTCCAACTTGGTGCGGCACCGgcgcatccacacaggggagaagcccttccGGTGCGGGGAGTGCGGGCGGCAGTACAGCCAGCGAGCCCACCTCACCACCCACCAGAGGGTGCACACTGGGGAGCGGCCCTACGTCTGTCTGGACTGCGGGAAAGGCTTCAACGtcaactcctccctcaccaagCACCGCAGGACCCACACCGGAGAGAAACCTTACGTCTGCCCCGACTGCGGGAAACGCTTCAGCCAGAGCTCCAATGTCATCACCCACCGCAGGCTGCACCACGGGGGGCACGGGGCCCTTGGTGCTGCAGCTAGGGCCAGCCAGCGGGAGTGA
- the LOC120383002 gene encoding zinc finger protein 883-like isoform X2 — MAGAEPAQGPVTFKEVALYFTDPGQRALYRDAMQENYANRTSQGSPIPRPNAVSWRQQEKEPWVPDLQGSGERENPRGDCPVQGIDSCPDHPTCLGEIFRTRKDSLLRKGPRPRERLNTCKDCGKSFRQRSNLLAHQRTHGGKRPHPCADCGKTFSAFSNLLRHQRGHAGEKPYKCPDCGKGFGHSSALVTHQRIHTGEKPYACGDCGKRFNVVSNLVRHQRSHTGEKPYKCPDCGRRCSQRSHLVTHRRLHTGERPYVCLECGKCFNVSSDLIKHRRIHTGERPYACSDCGKCFSGSSNLLTHQRLHTGERPYKCPDCGKGFTISSKLIAHQRTHTGERPYSCADCGKGFSDRPHLARHQSASRREKRYKCSDCGKGFTTSSYLLTHQRSHTGETPFICGDCGKSFAVVSNLVRHRRIHTGEKPFRCGECGRQYSQRAHLTTHQRVHTGERPYVCLDCGKGFNVNSSLTKHRRTHTGEKPYVCPDCGKRFSQSSNVITHRRLHHGGHGALGAAARASQRE, encoded by the exons atggctggagcagagccggCTCAG GGACCCGTGACCTTCAAGGAAGTGGCTTTGTATTTCACTGACCCCGGTCAGAGGGCCCTCTACAGGGATgccatgcaggagaactatgcgAACAGGACCTCACAGG GATCTCCGATTCCCAGACCCAACGCTGTCTCTTGGCGGCAACAAGAGAaggagccgtgggtcccggatcTCCAAGGCTCTGGGGAAAGGGAGAACCCGAGAGGAGACTGCCCAG TGCAGGGAATTGACTCCTGTCCAGATCATCCCACTTGCCTTGGGGAAATATTTAGGACCCGCAAAGACTCCCTGTTGCGCAAGGGGCCGCGCCCCAGGGAGAGACTGAACACGTGCAAAGACTGTGGGAAGAGCTTCCGTCAGCGGTCCAACCTCCTGGCACATCAGAGGACCCACGGGGGAAAGAGACCCCACCCGTGTGCTGACTGCGGCAAAACTTTCAGTGCCTTCTCCAACCTCCTGCGGCACCAGCGCGGGCACGCTGGCGAGAAGCCCTACAAATGCCCCGACTGCGGGAAAGGCTTTGGGCACAGCTCGGCCTTGGTCACCCACCAGCggatccacaccggagagaaaccctacgcctgtggggactgcgggaagcgcTTCAACGTGGTCTCCAACCTGGTGCGTCACCAGCGGAGCCACACGGGCGAGAAGCCCTACAAGTGCCCCGACTGCGGGCGGCGCTGCAGCCAGCGCTCCCACCTGGTCACCCACCGGCGGCTGCACACCGGTGAGCGTCCCTACGTCTGCCTGGAGTGCGGGAAGTGCTTCAATGTCAGCTCGGACCTCATCAAGCACCGGCgcatccacaccggggagcggccctacGCCTGCAGCGACTGCGGGAAATGCTTCAGCGGCAGCTCCAACCTGCTGACCCACCAGCGGCTGCACACGGGCGAGCGGCCCTACAAGTGCCCCGACTGCGGGAAAGGCTTCACCATCAGCTCCAAGCTGATCGcccaccagcgcacccacaccggCGAGCGGCCCTACAGCTGCGCCGACTGCGGGAAGGGCTTCAGTGACCGGCCCCACCTGGCCCGGCACCAGAGCGCCTCTCGGCGCGAAAAACGCTACAAGTGCTCCGACTGCGGGAAGGGCTTCACCACCAGCTCCTACCTCCTCACCCACCAGCGCAGCCACACCGGGGAGACCCCCTTCATCTGCGGCGACTGCGGGAAGAGCTTCGCCGTGGTCTCCAACTTGGTGCGGCACCGgcgcatccacacaggggagaagcccttccGGTGCGGGGAGTGCGGGCGGCAGTACAGCCAGCGAGCCCACCTCACCACCCACCAGAGGGTGCACACTGGGGAGCGGCCCTACGTCTGTCTGGACTGCGGGAAAGGCTTCAACGtcaactcctccctcaccaagCACCGCAGGACCCACACCGGAGAGAAACCTTACGTCTGCCCCGACTGCGGGAAACGCTTCAGCCAGAGCTCCAATGTCATCACCCACCGCAGGCTGCACCACGGGGGGCACGGGGCCCTTGGTGCTGCAGCTAGGGCCAGCCAGCGGGAGTGA
- the LOC120383002 gene encoding zinc finger protein 883-like isoform X3, giving the protein MQENYANRTSQGSPIPRPNAVSWRQQEKEPWVPDLQGSGERENPRGDCPVQGIDSCPDHPTCLGEIFRTRKDSLLRKGPRPRERLNTCKDCGKSFRQRSNLLAHQRTHGGKRPHPCADCGKTFSAFSNLLRHQRGHAGEKPYKCPDCGKGFGHSSALVTHQRIHTGEKPYACGDCGKRFNVVSNLVRHQRSHTGEKPYKCPDCGRRCSQRSHLVTHRRLHTGERPYVCLECGKCFNVSSDLIKHRRIHTGERPYACSDCGKCFSGSSNLLTHQRLHTGERPYKCPDCGKGFTISSKLIAHQRTHTGERPYSCADCGKGFSDRPHLARHQSASRREKRYKCSDCGKGFTTSSYLLTHQRSHTGETPFICGDCGKSFAVVSNLVRHRRIHTGEKPFRCGECGRQYSQRAHLTTHQRVHTGERPYVCLDCGKGFNVNSSLTKHRRTHTGEKPYVCPDCGKRFSQSSNVITHRRLHHGGHGALGAAARASQRE; this is encoded by the exons atgcaggagaactatgcgAACAGGACCTCACAGG GATCTCCGATTCCCAGACCCAACGCTGTCTCTTGGCGGCAACAAGAGAaggagccgtgggtcccggatcTCCAAGGCTCTGGGGAAAGGGAGAACCCGAGAGGAGACTGCCCAG TGCAGGGAATTGACTCCTGTCCAGATCATCCCACTTGCCTTGGGGAAATATTTAGGACCCGCAAAGACTCCCTGTTGCGCAAGGGGCCGCGCCCCAGGGAGAGACTGAACACGTGCAAAGACTGTGGGAAGAGCTTCCGTCAGCGGTCCAACCTCCTGGCACATCAGAGGACCCACGGGGGAAAGAGACCCCACCCGTGTGCTGACTGCGGCAAAACTTTCAGTGCCTTCTCCAACCTCCTGCGGCACCAGCGCGGGCACGCTGGCGAGAAGCCCTACAAATGCCCCGACTGCGGGAAAGGCTTTGGGCACAGCTCGGCCTTGGTCACCCACCAGCggatccacaccggagagaaaccctacgcctgtggggactgcgggaagcgcTTCAACGTGGTCTCCAACCTGGTGCGTCACCAGCGGAGCCACACGGGCGAGAAGCCCTACAAGTGCCCCGACTGCGGGCGGCGCTGCAGCCAGCGCTCCCACCTGGTCACCCACCGGCGGCTGCACACCGGTGAGCGTCCCTACGTCTGCCTGGAGTGCGGGAAGTGCTTCAATGTCAGCTCGGACCTCATCAAGCACCGGCgcatccacaccggggagcggccctacGCCTGCAGCGACTGCGGGAAATGCTTCAGCGGCAGCTCCAACCTGCTGACCCACCAGCGGCTGCACACGGGCGAGCGGCCCTACAAGTGCCCCGACTGCGGGAAAGGCTTCACCATCAGCTCCAAGCTGATCGcccaccagcgcacccacaccggCGAGCGGCCCTACAGCTGCGCCGACTGCGGGAAGGGCTTCAGTGACCGGCCCCACCTGGCCCGGCACCAGAGCGCCTCTCGGCGCGAAAAACGCTACAAGTGCTCCGACTGCGGGAAGGGCTTCACCACCAGCTCCTACCTCCTCACCCACCAGCGCAGCCACACCGGGGAGACCCCCTTCATCTGCGGCGACTGCGGGAAGAGCTTCGCCGTGGTCTCCAACTTGGTGCGGCACCGgcgcatccacacaggggagaagcccttccGGTGCGGGGAGTGCGGGCGGCAGTACAGCCAGCGAGCCCACCTCACCACCCACCAGAGGGTGCACACTGGGGAGCGGCCCTACGTCTGTCTGGACTGCGGGAAAGGCTTCAACGtcaactcctccctcaccaagCACCGCAGGACCCACACCGGAGAGAAACCTTACGTCTGCCCCGACTGCGGGAAACGCTTCAGCCAGAGCTCCAATGTCATCACCCACCGCAGGCTGCACCACGGGGGGCACGGGGCCCTTGGTGCTGCAGCTAGGGCCAGCCAGCGGGAGTGA